Proteins from a genomic interval of Phocoena phocoena chromosome 20, mPhoPho1.1, whole genome shotgun sequence:
- the LOC136140703 gene encoding zinc finger and SCAN domain-containing protein 5B-like, translating to MMDKLVLEQFMICMPLECQVLVKETGVQSCKALEDMLRNKHKPKKCTIVRIQGQEFLVRSSEVEMVESEASDMNDERDQCREPRSPVSEIPPENGQQKRRELHILTGAKDLSRGQDQKGLLPETFPETGEMEGLTSKENLEKDLMEDTEETRTHQSQEPEHLKGPEGEVSTKSGYRKGSLRGLRGFKRKQANSPSFQEVHQEETTSLDKGEFSGQLGSPFIGSPSTVGPNILPEGKEAQAWAPYECRECKKRFPYPSQLTLHQRTHTGERPFRCNTCDKGFMQSSDLRAHERIHTGKKPYCCDLCPKKFTHDSTLRAHKRTHTKEKPFRCEHCDKAFSHRGNLNVHRRTHSGLKPYVCPECHSAFCQLGTFKRHQKTHSK from the exons ATGATGGACAAGCTGGTGCTGGAGCAGTTTATGATCTGCATGCCGCTGGAGTGCCAGGTCTTAGTCAAGGAAACGGGGGTGCAGAGTTGCAAAGCCTTGGAGGACATGCTAAGAAATAAGCATAAACCCAAGAAGTGT ACCATAGTCCGCATACAAGGACAGGAATTTCTTGTGCGAAGCTCAGAAGTTGAGATGGTTGAATCCGAGGCCAGTGACATGAACGATGAGAGAGACCAATGCAGGGAGCCCCGATCCCCTGTGAGTGAGATACCTCCAGAGAACGGCCAGCAGAAAAGACGAGAGCTGCATATTCTGACAGGAGCCAAGGACCTGTCAAGGGGGCAG GACCAGAAAGGTCTCCTGCCAGAGACCTTTCCTGAAACAGGTGAAATGGAGGGTCTGACATCCAAGGAGAACTTGGAGAAAGACCTGATGGAAGACACGGAAGAGACAAGAACCCATCAATCTCAAGAGCCTGAACATCTGAAAGGTCCTG AGGGAGAAGTTTCTACTAAGAGTGGATACAGAAAAGGTTCTCTGAGGGGTCTAAGAGGTTTCAAAAGGAAACAGGCCAACAGTCCCAGTTTCCAAGAAGTACATCAAGAAGAAACCACATCTTTGGACAAAGGAGAATTCTCAGGACAACTTGGGTCCCCTTTCATTGGTTCACCTAGCACGGTGGGACCCAACATTCTTCCTGAGGGAAAAGAAGCCCAGGCATGGGCACCCTATGAATGTAGGGAATGCAAGAAGAGATTTCCTTAtccatctcagcttacccttcaccagaggacacacacaggAGAGAGACCTTTTCGATGCAACACGTGTGACAAAGGGTTCATGCAGTCTTCGGACCTGCGAGCTCATGAGCGGATCCACACAGGCAAGAAGCCATACTGCTGTGATCTCTGCCCCAAGAAGTTCACCCACGACTCCACGTTGCGTGCTCACAAGAGGACCCACACCAAGGAGAAGCCTTTCCGATGTGAGCACTGTGACAAAGCCTTCAGCCACAGAGGGAACCTCAATGTTCACCGACGCACCCACTCTGGGCTCAAACCCTATGTGTGTCCCGAGTGTCACAGTGCCTTCTGTCAGCTGGGGACTTTCAAACGCCACCAGAAAACACATTCCAAATGA